A genomic window from Gossypium hirsutum isolate 1008001.06 chromosome D12, Gossypium_hirsutum_v2.1, whole genome shotgun sequence includes:
- the LOC107947610 gene encoding uncharacterized protein, whose protein sequence is MGDIRGTRTVEELVPHLNWIEDSMRHYLLVHLPGFRKEEVDVGLAYPGYVTIIGERLVNDKKFTYFGQALKLPANLDMKKVGQSFEDEMLTLTFPKRIEEEDDENGNPSTTKKSLQEEEEEEEKQKEVINEQNQTTHEQHCHAESEEQSKQTDDDNIVNATDNEMRKNGGILERVINLLRNNILLTLALAFALGVFASKRFESNGE, encoded by the exons ATGGGTGATATTCGTGGGACAAGAACAGTTGAAGAGTTGGTACCCCATTTGAATTGGATTGAAGACTCAATGAGACATTACTTATTAGTTCATCTTCCCG GTTTTAGAAAGGAGGAGGTGGACGTTGGACTTGCATACCCTGGCTATGTAACAATCATTGGAGAAAGATTAGTGAATGATAAGAAATTCACATATTTCGGGCAAGCTTTAAAATTGCCAGCGAATTTAGATATGAAAAAGGTAGGTCAATCTTTCGAGGATGAAATGCTCACTCTAACTTTCCCCAAGAGAATAGAAGAAGAAGACGACGAAAATGGCAATCCCAGCACTACGAAAAAGAGtttacaagaagaagaagaagaagaagaaaaacaaaaagaagtaaTCAATGAACAAAATCAAACAACACATGAACAACATTGTCATGCTGAGAGTGAGGAACAGAGCAAGCAGACTGATGATGATAATATTGTTAATGCTACTGACAACGAGATGAGAAAGAATGGAGGAATATTGGAGAGGGTtatcaatttgcttaggaacaaCATTCTTCTAACACTTGCTTTGGCATTTGCTTTGGGAGTTTTTGCGTCTAAAAGGTTTGAATCAAATGGAGAGTAA
- the LOC107947611 gene encoding inactive protein RESTRICTED TEV MOVEMENT 2, translating into MANLFRQKIVPSSDWTHDDKASFLLVDLPGFKKEELRLELASTGHIIISGERRVDENKSVYFEESFEVPENSDTDNINAKFDGDFLHVTLPKLSVAEQDKQQQLSHGNYAANGLGETTVQKQTNIDHPENQSKREDDQEERQPKGEAIGKEACQVASFPKETLKKWEEDESPLEMAMNFLKKNKGAVVSVVIAFSVGVFICRTFD; encoded by the exons ATGGCTAATCTTTTCCGTCAAAAGATTGTGCCTTCCTCTGATTGGACTCATGACGACAAGGCCAGTTTTCTCTTGGTTGATCTTCCTG GTTTTAAAAAGGAGGAGTTGAGGCTTGAGCTTGCTTCAACTGGCCATATAATCATCAGTGGAGAAAGAAGAGTTGATGAGAACAAATCCGTATACTTCGAGGAATCCTTTGAAGTGCCTGAAAATTCAGACACGGATAACATCAATGCAAAATTCGATGGTGATTTTCTTCATGTAACTCTCCCCAAGCTATCGGTTGCTGAACAAGACAAACAGCAGCAGCTCAGCCATGGAAATTATGCTGCCAATGGCTTAGGAGAAACGACTGTTCAAAAACAAACCAACATTGACCATCCTGAAAATCAAAGTAAACGTGAAGATGATCAGGAGGAGCGACAACCCAAAGGAGAGGCGATCGGTAAGGAAGCTTGCCAAGTTGCGAGCTTTCCCAAAGAGACGTTGAAgaaatgggaagaagatgagagtCCATTAGAGATGGCAATGAActttcttaagaaaaataaagggGCCGTTGTTTCCGTCGTCATTGCTTTTTCGGTTGGGGTTTTCATTTGTCGAacatttgattaa